A stretch of DNA from Oncorhynchus nerka isolate Pitt River linkage group LG22, Oner_Uvic_2.0, whole genome shotgun sequence:
CAGAACTGAAATATCATTCTCCTAAAAGCTTTCTTTTGCCTGTGGGAATCATAGAACCCCAATCAATAGTTTGAGAGCTTGGTTGGATTACCATACAGCAGGCATGACTGTAACTGGCCAATATACATGCAATTGTGAGACAATTAGACAAATCAGATTGCTGCCTGGTGGTGCCGGGTGAGATGACATTACAGAAAATGTGTGTGAACCTTCTGCTAATTTGTTCCTACTAACCCGATTTCTGGTATGTAAAAATACAGCTGTCAGATATGCAGGGCAAGGCTTCTTATCTAATCATTAACCAGGAGACTTCCTACTTTTTGATCTCAGTAAAAGTGACACATTGAAGACTACAACTCCAACCTATGAAAGCAATTTAGTATTAGACAAATTTGTTTGGATCCAATGGTTGGAAAGGGTACAATTATATGTTCTATTGACCACAAGACCAAGAGGCCATTGTTATAGCAATGATGTCAGTTGAATTTGGTGTCATGTTAATGGAGCTGTGCTGTCCTCTTGTGGTCAACATaatgtggaaggaccaccagagggcaggctgggctcacggatagtagcccaacaaggcatgggagacaaggtaaacagaggcaattaagcacagctgacggtactaatgacatattctccttcccctataagagagagaatggaaccagcagggagagagggaaaactatctctggaagatggccacagagacacagagacacagagagactatccaggaagaaccactaagaTGGTGACAATCCTGTGacttttgttgtagtttaaagataatcctattgtgttcctgtttcgtctggagaagaagatgtatgtttttcccttggaagattttcattgattatgtgatAGTGTTGACCAAATGgcctcaatagagaactgtgttcaatcaagaaaacctactcctgactggtttattccaccttcctgctttagagtgacgcccaattacttggtccgctcacaATAATGACATTAAAGAGATGGCCTATTCTGAAAACAAATACTTACAAGACGCACAAGTTTGTTTTTGATTCCAATAATCAGAAGATATAAGTGCATGTACATCTGCCTTAATTTTTTCAGAATTGTATAATAAAAGACAGTATGATAACATTGCTGATGATTTAATGAAAATTGTCATATTTATTGATTATGTCCAATTTACAACAAAAAAGGGCATAGGATATACCACAATTGAACTGTTCTGAGGGATTGGAATTAAATATTTAAATCAGATCCCTATTGCCTCAACTTTTTAACATTTCAGCAAACAGCAAATGTGTAGGACATATAAATGAAATGATTGAATACATACATACAGATTTCACATGTCCACtcatgttatttaaaaaaatagacATCACAGGTTAAAACCGACTTACAATACAACAATAATATCAAATCCTTTATTCCTTCTGACAGCAAACACATGTACATGTCTGAAACACACCACACCTTGTCACGTGAAAATAAATCACCTTAACACATACAACTTCATATCATCTGTATTTATTCCACATCTGGGATACAAATGACACTTTCCCTCACAAATGTCATGCAGTTATCATAGAAATCACTTACATTAAGGCAATAGTAGCCCTATTGGCTCCTAATCACATGGAAATTAACCAACTTCCAACAAGTATGCCATTCAGCAGCCTAGCGGGCCTAGTAAGAGGAAGGAATGAGCAGACACCAGACTTCAACTCACTCTTGGCCCCCTACTGCTTGTTTATAGAAAATGGTGCCGTAAGATTGTTGCAGTGGTTGCAGTTTTGAAGTATCATGcagctttttaaaatgtatatttatATTTGTTTTCAAGCATAattatacatacagtgccttcggaaactagaccccttgacgttttccacattttgttacgttacagccttattctgaaatggattaaaatatattttttaattgcagcaatctacacacaatacctcataatgacaaaacaaaaacatagagATATTTCTATGAATTGATtggggtccacctgtggtaaattaaattgattggacatgatttggaaaggcaaacacctgttcATATAAAGTCCAAGCCatgtggtcgaaggaattgtccgtagaactccgagacaggattgtgtcaaggcacagatctggggaagggtgtcAAATAAGGTCTGCAGCAtcgaaggtccctaagaacacagtggcctccatcattcttaaatggaaaaagtttggaaccaccaagactcttcctagagctggccgcccggccaaactgagcaatcggggtagaAGGGTCTTGGACAGGGAGGTGACCTAGAatccgatggtcattctgacagctctagagttcttctgtggagatagcagaaccttccagaaggacaaccatccctgcagcactccccaatcaggccttcatggtagagtggcgccagtgcccagtccaggcacggtgttcAGTCTTGTTCCATGGTCAGAGCCTTATTCTGCGCTGGTGCCTAATCCAGATACGGCGTCCAGttccgctccatggcaggagccttcctctgcacctATGTCTAGGCTAGGGCTGGTGTCCAGTCcggctccatggcaggagccttccttaAGACAGAGGTCCAGGCACAGTGTTCAGCCCGGGGCCATGGCTGGATCCGCAGGATGAGCGGCTTCTTCGGCCCGCACCAGAGCCGTCCCCGATGCTGGCGGATCCGTGGGATGAGCGGGTTCTTCATCCCGCACTAGAGCCACCACTGATGCTGGCGGATCCGCGAGCTGAGTGGGTACTTCGCCCCGCACCGGAGCCGTCACCGACACTAATCACCCCCCCTACCCTCCCCAtttggtttcaggttttgcggccggaatctgcacatttggggggggggtactgtcacgccctgaccatagagagccattgtgtcagggcgtgactagggggtgatctagtatatctatgttgtgttctagtttCTTCTTCTATGTTGGTGTtctgtatgattcccaattagaggcagctggtaatcgttgtctctaattggggatcatatttaagtagttatttttcccacctgtgtttgtgggatcgtttatgtgtagttgcctgtgagcactccattGTATTCACGTTTCAGtcattctttattgtttttgtgcgtttcagttaataaacatgtggaaaccATATCACACTGCACAATGGTCCGATAATCTTTTACAACAAACGTGACAAAAGGCATGCATTGCAATATTCACACTTTTTTTCAATTTCTCTGACATTGTTGTAATAAGCTAGATATAGGAATCTATTCTAAATGCTTCACATTTATGTGTGCTTACCGGTCTGCTGAAGACTAAATGCCAAGGTCTGTGACGACGGGATAGGATAAGACATTTTTCTGTCCACTGAGAGCAGCATTGAAATATTGTGAGATTTTTTTTGTGAAATCAGGATTGGGGGTCTCTAGAATAATCTTGtatggttgtcactagttaccacagccacaaagtctaaATACAAATTTATGATgtttttttggtcttaatttaaggttatggttaggtataAAGTTACCAGTGTGGTTatggctagggttaaggttaggtttcaaatcacattttaaatCTGtagtatgtaactttttgggcaacaTAGAAACTTCACATAGAAACTTTGTAgggtaaaataaaaacattttggtaatggaaaatgtatttcacagctgtttagatggtacaatgattctctacaataTACTTGcatgttttgtcacacaaacagaattttagcaaccaaaTAATTGGGAACATTTTCTGCATAGCGCACTGTTAAAACATTGTAGAAATGGGTGGGGTTTATGACCTTGCGGCTCTGGTAAGTAGTGATGACAGGCATGTTTGGACAAATTCACTATAGTGATCCGATTAAATTACTAGAGGTGTTGTGTCATAAACCCTCAAAGGTCTCTAATGGGGCcaaaatggcagccatcttggtcagggagaaatccaaaaCAAGTCTCACTGGAAAGAATGGCAGTGGAGGCGGCATTGGTGATGCATTTCCTGCTTTTACTTATGCAGGAAAATAAAGGTAAGGCATGTGATGTATCAGAAATTGTGTAATGGAATTATAATCAACCTAAAATATTGTcatataattataaatacagCTTATATGGGTTTTATACAAATGTTCTGTATAAATAGCCTCTAAAATATATGTAAAGAGTCCATAAATGTCtccgtttttttgggggggggcatcTGAATGTTATTATATGATACAATATCAGTACTTGTTGCGTTTACAACTTGTGTAAATCCTATCATCAACTGATGGCATATTGGCAGTTAGTTTTACAATAATTAGTCTATATATTTTTCAAATTAtctgactagctagctaacacacacatacagtgccgaTTAATTATTCACATTCATTGTTTTACACAAAatcttatcacagcactggcagctcatggttgaccaactccctgaccaacatGGTTGACATTTGCGCCATCATAAGAAGGTTCAATCTATTAACTTTATGAAATGCGCACAGTCAACCAGGAATTGAGAGGGCAAACGTCGTCACGTCACGTCAGAGAATATTAGTTGGCCAACCAAGGTTTTTCTAGGAGTTCTTCATCGCGTTTCACAATCAGGTGCTCTTCAGTCGCTTGAAACTTGTGATTCCTACAGGATACAGAATGTCAGACGTCAGCAAGACTGAAAAGTTCCAGTTATATGTCCCGATTTTGGAGGAATTATGTGACGGTAAAACATACTTTGGAAATTGCCACCTAGTGTTATGCATAGATTTACTGAACACTAATAATATTGAACTGTCTGGTTCTAATCTTCATTTCCTCCACTTGCCACTACAGTGTTGCAGAGAGGGCTGAAGAACAATTTTGCTGACGCGCAAGTTTGTGTTGTCGACTGTCCAGACCTCACTCAAGATCCGTTTAAGTTTCCCGTCAAGGGTAACACGTTGCAACTTCTTGGAACACTGTATCGTTTAGCATTGTCTTAATTTTTATGCAGTTATACTTTGTTACCATCTCAACCTCGCTGTAGTATCTATTTTACCTATCGACAGGGTTGTGTGGAAAACCTCGCATTACAGATGTGGGGGGAGTGCCCTATTTGGTCCCCCTGGTCAAAGTGGACAAGGTACAGGGAATGAAAGCCATAACGATAAACTAATGTGAGATGAATGCTATAACAATTGGTCCAATATAAATTCTTATTTCTCTCAAGGAGTACAACATGAACACTGTGTCAAAGGAATTGGAGCTACCTGGAGCGTTCATTCTTGGTGCAGGAGCTGTATCCTCCAAAAATGTTGGAATGAATGCAGAGGTTTGTTAACTGTCCAAATTCTCTTCCAATTGTCTTGATATATTTATGGAGTATTTTGTCAGACTTATTATGATTACATGAATAGAAAGACTACCTAAAGTTGACATTTTTTATTACAAACTTTGGGAGGATAGGATACATTATGGCAGAGTGGTTAAGTTAAATGtgcaagacacatttcagttgattgCATTCAGTTTtgcagctgactaggtatcccctttaaaTAATAACTAGTAAATTATAATAATTTCCCCTTAAATAATAATTAGACACAAATAAGGTTAATATAGTTTGCTTTATTTGTCAATATGTTGAGTCTTATCTCATTTTGATTATCATCACCCCAGATGATGCCTCTGGTGCTCACTGAAGCTGAGGGAAGGCCTGCAGTGAATAGCAGCTGGTTTTCCTCCATAAATCCAGATAATAACCAGTGTCTTTTGGAGAAATACAGCGATAAGTTCTCAGACTGTGACTTTGGACTGCTGGCGAACTTGTATGCATGTGAGGGAAAGCCTGGAAAGGTAAGAAATGGATGGTTTGGCTCGTAAGAGAATGGTGAGTGTGATATTTGGAATTATAACTAGTATTACTATGATGCTCGTAACAAGTTAAAAACCAAATGAGATTTTAGGGCTGAGTGTCATTTCAGTTGTGCTTAATCATTGTGTATTACTCATTATTTTGTCTTCCTGGTGAATAATACCCTCATCTGGTTATGCATTTACATAAACAAAATGCACTTTAGGTTCATGATTTAAATCATGTTTACACAGATTATGACCTCCCTGTCTGTTTGCTCCAAAGGTTTACTTTAGGTCTACAAATATTAACAGAAGAAAAGTGACTATGAACTGGTTGTGTAATCAGTGCTGAAAATGTAGTTTTTCCTTCTTATCACTGTCAGATCATAGAGGTGAGAGCCAAAAggagaataggagaagagagcCTTGTGGGTGCTCTGAGGAAGACCATGGAGGAGCACTACCCCGATAAAAGCCTGGCTCTGGGGGGCACCTTCCTCATCCAGAAAGGGAAGGCCAAGATCCATATCATGGTAAAGACATAAAACATGCAGATATGTGTTGACAGGATGCTGTGACATGGTGTTGTGGTTTCAAGGCTCAATGCATGCTTAttgcttaaaggggcaatctgcagttgaaaCGACAACAAAGCAGACTccatgccactgttttggttaaAAGCTGAGTGCAGGCCCTggaatgtaaccactctcaattCTTAGACAGAGCTTTGGATGCAAGAACTGACCATTATGATATCAAAACTAGTTCTGTTTCGCTATATTGGATCACGCCAATATAATGGTATCACTCCACGGTGGAGGGATACATCTGAGGTGAGGATTTACTCCTGTGTACACGTGTGTCATGGCTGGGGTCAGCCCCTATATATAGACACACGACACACATTCTCTTTCATTTTCTCGGCGGATGTCCGTATGGTTTGAGGTACAAACTTTCTGAAGTTTGCTTGGTAAGTCACTTGTAAGTAATATCTTGCGTGAAAGTATACTCACTGGCTGTTTGCAGCCTGGAGCAGCTGGCCACACGGCCAGCCCCTCCTCTTGAGTGCTCCACTTGCTGCGTGAGGTTGATCTGTATCTTCCGCCCGTGGTTTGTCGTGCTTGTGTTTCGTTAGCGTTACACTACGACTGTGTGCATATATTCATATATTGGTGGCTCTTGCTGCAACAAACTGTATTTACCTTACACAACTTGCCGACTGGcttgttttgtgtgtgtagtgAATTTCTTTAACATGCTGTCCCGTCACTATAGGCGCAGGTTCTCTGCTACTTACCCTACACGGGTTCTCTGCTAATTCCCCGACAGGGTTTTCTTTCTGCAGAATGTAAGAGTATGGTGGTGGGCTGCCACTACGTTGAGACATTAACTTTGGAGTTCCTTACCATAGTTACTCTATCATATGGTGCTGTTTTTTGTTTTCTGCTTGGATATTAAACCTGCTAGGTAAAATTGCAGTTGacgaaaaacacaaaacaaatccATTACCTGGTTGCTGTTTTTTGTCGGCCTGTTTTTCCCACAGGGGTCATCCCCTGTGTTTGCAGAGGTACTAGGTAATATGTCCCTCACCGGGTTCCTATTCCTCCAAGCAGGTCACGACATAGCTCTCCCAGAGCGTCGGACCCCTGCTCCGTGGCCATGTTGGCTTGGCTGAGTTTATGACTTCCTTTTGTGACAGGTGTGATGCTGGCATCCCCCTGGGGATCCGCATACCTCATGTATGCACTGCCTGGGTTTGAACCATACTGGATGCCTGTCTTGTGTGGTGTTCTTAGAACGTCTGCACCTGGCACGATTGGATGCCATGCGCAAGGGGGTCGGCCAGGCTGGGGACGAGCTCCCTCCCTCAGGAGTGGTGCGGCAGCGAGCTGTTAATTCCCCTACTGGGCCCAGTACCCCTCCAAGGAAGTGTGGCAAGAGCCACCGCAGGCAGAGCCCATCTGCTGCCAGTCCTGGATGGGGGCATGTGTTGGACCGCTGGTACCACCTTGAACGGAGGGCGCATGCCCTTTGTCAGGAGGTTAATAGCTTCGATGGCAACCACAGCAGCTCCCTGTTGACCAGTGATAGGCTGTACCTGGGGGACGATGCTGGCACTGTTCACCACGTGAGCAGGGCTGACAGGTCATCAGAAGCCGCCAGCGGGGCTTCATCGCCCCCAGCGTCTCGAGAGGCTATGAGGAGCTTACTTACTTGGGTAGCCACTGCACTGGACATCTCTGCTGAGTTCCGCGAGGCCTTGCAGGAGAGCTGGGCCTCTGCCAGGGCATCTTTGATGCGACCTTGAGAGCCACATATGGGTCCCTCAGCATTCATGCTGCTGTAGGCCTACCTGCAgactcttttttttatttttttatttatttatttatttattttcctggCTGTTTTCCTAGCACCCCGGGACTCTCACCCCAGGGCTGATGTTGGCTCAGGGGTTGATGACATTCTAGAGCAGACTGATAAGGTTCGTAGGGACCGGGAGAACCTGAGACTGTTCATGCCGCCTCCTCAGGCCCCGGGTCCATGGTCCCTCTCCTGCTCTATCGCCTTGTGCTAAGGGATGACAGTGGGGAGGGGCACAGTGTGAGGTGATGCAACAGCCTGTTTTTCCCACAAGGGTCTTCCCCGGTTTTTGCAGAGGTACTGGGTAATTTATCCCTCGCCGGGTTCCTATTCCTACAAGCGGGTCACGACATAAGCTCTACCAGGGCTTGGGACCCCTGCTCTGTTGGCTTGGCTGAGCTTATGGCTTCTCTTTGTGACAGGTGTGATGGTGTCAACCGTCACCGACATAGGGACATGCCTGGGGGACCCATGCGCTCGGGGTGCCAGAGGAGGCGGGCCCTGGCAGGTCCCATGACACACCCTTCCCCGGCATTGGCCGCTTCTCCCGGTCTCAAAGTGTAAAGTGGGAGGAGTGTGTGGAGTCCCCATGAGTGTTGTCCTCAATGCTCGGGTACTAACTCCAATTCCGGTGCCAGCCTTCGTGTCACACCCCACCCCCCTGAAGAAAACCCTGCGGCTGGAGATTTCCTCACTTCTGGACAAGGGTGTTGTCCGCAGGATTGAGACATTAGAATGACTATGTGGCTTCTACTCCACTTACTTTGTGGTCCCAATTATGGACCTCCGCAACCTCAATCTTTACTTGAAGGTGCTTAGGTTCCACATGCTGTCCCCAGCCCACGTGTTGCAGGCCGTGTCCAGGGACCAGTGGTTTGTGATGCTAGACCCGATAGAGGTGGAACCTGCCAATGCCTGTTGGGTTTGCTGACGGCGGCCTCGTTGTTGATTCCCCTGGGCCTGCTCCATCTCCGGCCAACTGTGGTTCAATTCCCACCAGCTGCACCCAAAGCGCCACTGTCACCGCCAGCTGCGGGTGACCGCACAGTACCTCAGGGTGTTGTTGAGGTGGCGCTGTCACTCCTTTCTCTCAGACATGTCCTGGTGAGAACGAACAACACCACAGTGGTGGCTTACATCAACCATCAGGGTGGATTGAGGTCCCACCACCTCCATATTATGGCATGGGAGCTCCTTCTCTGGGCTCAGGGATGTCTAGCGTGTCTATGCGCAGCGCACGTACCTGGTATCCTAAATGTGGCAGCGGATATGCTCTCGAAAGAGGGCCTGCCACCCTGGGACTGGAGCCTACATCTCCAAGTGGTTCAGCACCTGTGGGACAAGTTCGGAAGGGCACAGGTGGACCTGTTTGCCTCCTTGGATAATGCACACTGCCCCCTGTGGTACTTCATGTCGGAGCCAGCAGGGCCTCTGGGCTTGGATGCTCTGGCTCACGATTGGCCAGGACTGGAGCTTACACATTCCCCCCTTTTCCCCTGATTCAGGCTGTGCTGGACAGGACCAGGATGATGCAGAGCCATACCGGCCCAGACGTCCATGGTTCAGCCTTCTCCTGTCCCGGTTGTCTGGGACACCTTGGCAACTTCAACTGACACCTGACCTGCTGTCTCAAGTCGGGGTAACTCTGTGGCATCTGAGGCCACGCCGCCTCAGTCTGTGGGCTTGGCCACTGAACGGCACCAATGGTCCATGTTAGGACTACAGGATGGTGTAATGAACACTATGCAAAAAGCAAGTATGCGGCAGGTTGTAACCAGCACCCCAGTTGCGCTGTCGGTTTTTCTGCTCTTGGTGCACTGGTATTGAGGTTGTGCCCGAGTCATGCAGGGTACAGTATGTTCTCCGATACCTGCAGTCTCGCTTGGATGAGGGCTTGGCAGCCTCTACACTGAGAGGGTAATTGGCCGCTATATCTGCTTACCATGCGGGGTGGATGGACAGGCCAGTGAGGCGCCATCCCTTGATCTCCAGGTTTATGAAGGGGGTTTGTCGCCTGCGTCCAGCTAGGACCCGCTCAATGGCGAGCTGGGGTCTGGATGTGGTCTTTCAGCTTGGCAAAGCCACCTTTCGAACAGTTGGAGTCTGCCACCATGAAACACCTCTCTATGAAGGTTGTTTTCTTGGTAGCGATTACTTCCATGAAGAGGGTGGGTGAGTGCCATTCTGTTTCGGTAAGTTCTGAGTGCTACGGGATGGACCCTGGGGGGAGGAGTATATATCTCTGCCCCAACCCTTCATTCCTCCTGAAGGTTCTGTCAGACAGGCATGTGAACATCCCTTTATATCCTATCTGCTTATGACCCCCCCAGGAGTAAATCCTCACCTCAGATGTATCCCTTCACCACGGAGTGATACCAATATATTGCAGTGATCCATATCGCTTACATAACCGTGGTTACATATGTAACCTtaattttaaccatgttttgaggccatACAGTGtgtttttacatttactttgtttataaacattggagtaaaataatgttattttgggttctgatggactaagctcatgaggcaatTCGAAGTTATATTCTTTGAGAGTTaatttgtatatacagtacattcggaaagtattcagaccccttccctttttccacattttgttacgttacagccttattctaaaatggatggggggaaaaaaagaaatcctcgtcaatctacacacaatgccccataataccccacagttgacagtgcatgtcagagcaaagaccaagccatgaggacgaaGAAATGGTCTgtagattgtgtcgaggcacagatctggggaagggtaccaaaaaaacttctgcagcattgaaggtccccatgaacacagtggcctccatcattgttaaatggaataagtttggaaccaccaagacccccAAAGTCAGgggatctgaatactttgcaAACGCACTGTATCaatgtattcagaaagtattcaaaccccttgactttttccacatttagtttgattacagccttattcttaaaattgattaaatagtttttccccctcaatctacatacaataccccataatgacaaagcaaaaacaggttaataAAATACAAAACTTGATATCGCATTTACATTtgtattcagaccgtttacttagtactttgttgaagcacctttgtcagcgattacagccttccgtcttcttgggtatgacgctacaagctcggcacacctgtatttggtgagtttctctcattcttttctgcagatcactcaagctctgtcaggttggatggggagtgtcgttgcacagctattttcaggtctctccagagttgtTCGATCGAGAtcaagtccggcctctggctggccactcaaggacattaagaTACTTGTTCCAAAGccaatcctgcgttgtcttggctgtgtgcttagggtcattgtcctgttggaaggtgaaccttcgcccgagtctgaggtcctgagcgctctggagaaggttttgaTCAAGGATCTATCTGTACTTTGCCTCATTTCATATTTTCctcgatcccgactagtctcccagtccctgccgctgtaaaacatccccacggcacgatgctgccaccaccatgcttcaccgtagggatggtgccagatttattccagacgtgacacttggcattcaggtcaaagggttcaatattggtttcatcagaccagagaatattgtttttcatggtctgagagtctttaggtgccttttggcaaactccaagcgggctgtcgtgtgccttttttactgaggaatggcttccgtctggaccctctaccataaaagcctgattggttcTCTGCCAcagagatgcttgtccttctggaagattctgccatctccacagaggaattctggacctctgtcagagtgaccatcaggtttttggtcacctcccttatgaaggcccttctctcccgattgctcagttttggtacctttccctagatctgtgccttgacacaatcctgtcttggatctTGAAGGACAATTCCTTTGGCCTCATGGCTTGATTTCTTTTCTCTGACatgccctgtcaactgtgggaccttatatagaccggggtgtgcctttccaaatcatgtccaatcaattgaatttatcacaggtggactctaatcaagtagtacaaacatctcaaagatgagcaatggaaacaggatgcaccggagctcaattttgagtctcatagaaaagggtttgaatacttatgtaaataaggtatttctgtttttaatacatttgcaaaacctaTTTTTCTCTGTCATTgacgtattgtgtgtagattaaggatttttatttaatccattttagaataaggctgtaatgtaagagtggtaaagtcaaggggtctgaatactttccgaatgcactgtacatgtccAAAAAAGGATGTAGCAACTGCAATTGCCCCTTAACTAATTTTCATGTCTTAACATGTTTGTCATCAAACCACAGCAATGGACACCAACAGTGTCAGAATTTATGTAGGCTTTTTTACTGAAGCCTCGGAGTTACTGAAGCCTCGGAGAGCATTACCAAATCCCATTTGTTGTGTTTCTGGTGACCCTGTGCATAGCCAAGGGAGTTCTCAGCCTGCCCACTCAACTCCAACGATGATGTTAACAAATGGCTGAAACATTTTGAGATCAGCGCACCACTGATATGCCAGTCTGTGATGGTCTCCAGAGACCCCGTAAGTATAGACTTAATCTATGATCCCTAACTGGACCTTTTCTTTTGGCACTTTTTACTAACTGGCTTTTTACTATCCAGGGTTTGGACCTCCGTGTGGAGCACACTCACTGCTTCAGCCACCATGGAGAGGGTGGTCACTACTACATAGACACCACTCCTGACACTGTGGAATACCTGGGTTACTTCATGCCTGCCGAGTTCGTCTACCGCATCGACCGACCCAGTGAGACCCACGAAGTCGGGCGAGACTGAAACATGACACAACTTAAGTCAAATTAATGTTAGAAAATCTTACCTTTTTGATGTTGATTTATCTAACTGAATCAATGATTGATCATCAATCTATTTTACTTTATGCATTTTTCAAAAGgcctttgatttgatgattttatAACAAAGACCACATTTGTTTTAGTCAAGACGATATTGTGCGATTTTAAAGCTAAACATTTTCAACAATAACTTAAACATTTCATGAATCGTTTGATAAAAATGCATTTGATTCAAATAATTGTAACATTTCATTATGTTGTACTTTAGCGAATAAACTACCTGTCAGTGAcgtgtaaaaaataaatatttcatTATTATTTCTAGATCAGTCAGTCGCAATTTACTCATGATACTTTGTTTTGATCTTCTTAGTCACGGCCACTGACATGACATGCGTGTTTCTACCTTATACTGCCAGGTAATGGAATGCCGAAAGGTAGGTAGAAAGCTTCGCTGCCTTTCATGGTTGTCACTAGTTAAGAAAAGTCAAAAGTGG
This window harbors:
- the lg22h11orf54 gene encoding ester hydrolase C11orf54 homolog; this encodes MSDVSKTEKFQLYVPILEELCDVLQRGLKNNFADAQVCVVDCPDLTQDPFKFPVKGLCGKPRITDVGGVPYLVPLVKVDKEYNMNTVSKELELPGAFILGAGAVSSKNVGMNAEMMPLVLTEAEGRPAVNSSWFSSINPDNNQCLLEKYSDKFSDCDFGLLANLYACEGKPGKIIEVRAKRRIGEESLVGALRKTMEEHYPDKSLALGGTFLIQKGKAKIHIMPREFSACPLNSNDDVNKWLKHFEISAPLICQSVMVSRDPGLDLRVEHTHCFSHHGEGGHYYIDTTPDTVEYLGYFMPAEFVYRIDRPSETHEVGRD